The Telopea speciosissima isolate NSW1024214 ecotype Mountain lineage chromosome 11, Tspe_v1, whole genome shotgun sequence genome includes the window TTACTCCAAAATCACAtaaatacaaaatttatttttgacTTAAAAATAGAATTTTGGAATAGAAATGTTGCCATACAGACCCATATTGTCCCATATCGTGGCATAATATTGATCTTCTACTTGTCAATGGTCCAGATTTTTCTTAAGTTTTATTCTTCCACAAATTTTATTTGGACTAAAGCTTGACATGTCATTATGAGATATTTCAGTTTATCTATCCGTGGAATTTCAGCTTAGTCCAATTTGCCATATGTCAAATATTTGTGATATCATTgagatatctttttttttttggtaaaacataGATATATCTTCTAGAACTTCCAAACCCAGAACCTTTTTCCCAAATTTAAATTAGGATTTTCTTCCCCCAATCACTATGCCTGGTGAAGTATAACAATTAATTATTTGGTCCATGATAGTACAAGGGTTAGTAGATATGATAAAGGAATAGGTAGCAtttcattggtacaatttcagtttaaaatgAGTAGAAGTAGTAGCTGAagttacaaaagatgtcattttgtattttatattcctcttaatttgatggcatttttgtaattttactaaagctttgaatcagagtttttttctttttttggtaataactttgaatcagagttcGAGCATCTTTCTttgcttactttggactaaaatttgggtATTGAGTTGTATGTgggatcctctatcacatggactaattCATGTACTTCCAAGTAGCAAATAATGAATCATTATACTTCACTTAGCATAGTGACGCTTAGAAAGATCCAAAGTAACCATTTATTGGAAAAACTTGCCCTAATAAGAACCATTCCATTGATAAGGGTTTAGCTACGTATCAGTATTGATCCATCGATACGACCTATCCAGTACCGATATTTATTCCATAACTATACCAATAGTtatcatttgttttgattttataaccAAGTTCTTTATTGGCTTGAAACTAGACCGATCTGATATATGAAAAACCAGAGAATCGATTAAAACGGAATCGAATCAACCATTTGAGGTTTCCTAGCTAGGTATGATGACTTGGATTTCGTTCTTgatacaacaataacaacaatatcatcattatcatagccttatcccaactaccATACTCTTATTGGAAGAaaaacattccacaccatacatcatagttagATGAATgacaatcctataaaattttcctttaagttttaaaggaatatgctAATCGCATAGTACTCCGaaagcacctctccacttcatccaccctattttaatcctctggGCATCGTCATCTTCTATATCATCCTTCTTATTTACAATTGATCCCAAATATTTAAGATAATCACTTTGCAGGATCTAGCTCCCTCTCaccaatattcaccacctcattatctgtcCTAGTGTTGCTCAAGTTACATACTGTATATTTCATCTTAATTCTACTTATCTTCacaccttttgattccaaggttgatcttcaTAGTTCCACTTTGGCATTAATCCATGTTTTTGTATCCACATaaacaatatcatctgcaaTAATCATATACCAAGTaacctcatcttgtatgcctcTGTTTAAGTCATCCATGATAATCGCAAACAAATAATGACTTAAAGCTAATCCTTAACGTTACCCAATTAAGATTGAAAATTCACTGCTTTGACCCGTTGTAGTTTTGACGCTAGTTACCAcatcatcatacatatctttaatgatgtccacatatttacatgaCAACCTTCTCTTTTTCAGATTATTCCAGATTAACTATCTACGAACTTTGTCgtaggtttttttttaggtCTATAAAATCCAAATGCAGATCCTTCTTGACCTCTCTTTACATTTCCATGAGTCTCTCAAGGGTTAGATTTCGGGTCCTTGTTAGGCTCAATCATAATAAGTCTCGTAAGGTCTCTTGCTTGGGGGCCATGTTTGAGAAACCTTCTAATAAAAATCATTacccttttgagttgtggttgGGTAAAGGTCTTCCTTTATCCCCTTCTTAAAAAaaggtttcttgatttcttattTAAGGAATCAAATGACGCCAAAAGATTTACATTTGACTTCTTCAAAATTATTTTCAAGTGAAGGATGTGAATCTTTCTTCGAGCTGTCCGTGCTTCAATCTCCTAGGTAAGAACATAGTCTTGATCATGAATCTTCCTAGCATAAAGTCAaattgattttttcaaaataacaGTTTCCTTGTTCATATGGACTTCAATAATTATGTTCATAATTTCATTGTATAACTttggctctctttggtatggtttttaatttttatttttgtctatttaacaaaaatcatttgcGAAAACCATTTTTggccaaaacataaaaaacgtTTGGTAACCACTAAACAGAATAAATtgtagacaaaaaaaaaaaatgtttggcATACCTATCTGcataataattttttgaaatgaGTGAGTGGAGAGATGCCACCTttacccatcttccttcccaaaGCATAAACTCAGAACCAAGTTGTTGGGTATCATCGTGCTGATTTTAATTAGTGAGCTCCAGCGAGAGCCACGAGGGCCAATGACAACCACCGTGGATTGCCTCCATTCCCCTGTCTCTGAGGAAAAAATATCAATCCCCATGGTTTCTCTTGAGTAGATGAAAGAtttataaaaatctaaatgcaCCACTTTGAATTGGATTgatgaacaaaaagaagaagatgaagaaacatcaTCATCGGCATTGGCAGCAGTGTTGGTGGTGACACAAGATCTCATTTCTATTTGGGAATTTGGAGGGAGAAGCAGAGGAAAACTTACTTGCATCTTCCAGAAGGTAACATCGCTGTGACAGAGAATATGATTGtggaaaaaatcaaagaaatccaccatcaaagtttttgggaaaAACTTATCAGAAATGGATCAAATAGAAATGACCTGCCAAAAACTGTGAATCTCCATTAAATTTATAACAAGTAGAGATCCAAGACAAACagatcaaaataaaaattactaaacTCCAAACGATATAGCCCCAGTAGACCCAAGACCACTATATTCAATTTATCCTCTCATTGACGTCAAGAGGGTAAGAAAAATTTCAACCAGAGCTCTAATGGCGGATGACCAGTTGGGGAAGACCTTTCCTGTGAAATCTCGGTTAAAACCCACTCCAAAGAAACCCTTTTCATCTCTAGAATTGGAGATCCTTTAAGACCCAACAAATCCCAGGCCTAGTTTCCGCCATCACCTCCATTTATTTCTCTCCTGACCCACCACACGACTTCACTGCCACATTCTCAGCCTCTGTAACCCTCTACAACTCCCGAATTCTTCAATCCAAATTCAAGATTGTGAAGAAAGACGAATTCCAATTACCGAAACCCGCTTCTACAAAtagtgaaaataaaatttccacTAGCCCAAGACTCACAAccgaaaaattgaagaagaacaataataTTACTCCAATAGGATGAGAGAAGATAAACTTTTTTAGATACAGAGATGTTGGGCAATGATGACAAGCTTGCACACAAGGTAatatgattgattgattgattcgATTGAATGGAGAAATGGGGTTCTTTATAGGTAAGTGAaaggagaagatcaaggcaattGATCAACTTCCAAGATTGAAGTTATGTGAACCGAGAGATATGAATGGAGAAGGTGGAACTTGGAAATGATGATAGGATGGGAAAGGGTCACTCAATGGAATGGATGCTCACATGGGAAAGGAAGGCTTACGTTGGGAAATAGGGACATAAGAAAGAGGTTTTGACTAGGGAAATGGATGGGTGGAGGGTGATGTGGGAAATGTGCAAGCAAGCTCAAATATCAAGGCACACACACAAAATACATAAATTCCTCACCACatctctcaaaaataaaaaaaacaaataattccAAAAGTTAAACTTTAAGATTTAACAAAGATCACCTCTTTCAGCGACGTCGCTTACTCCGCCAGTTTTCGTTTCGACGGTAAACTTCTGGCAGCTGGTGGTGAGTCTGGTATCATTCAAGTCTTCGACGCGAAATCAAAATCTGATCTCCACCGCAAGCTGCGCGATCACACTCGCCCCGTTCGTCTCGTTCGATACCCTCGATTCGATAAGCTCCGTTCGTCTTGTTCGACCGGAAGGCTAGCAATCGACGACGGTGATACTGTGCTGGCACTGCTGGAAAGGTAGACTGGTGAGCTCGGATTTTGGAGGGAAaaggcaggaagaagaagatgagggggcgggtggagttgcaggaaaaataaagaagaatggAAGTGAGGGATGGGGTcgtaggaggaagaagaagacgttAGAGGAGGAAGATCGATATTTCTAATTAAACATGGAAATGACGTTCTTATCCTTCGATTTTGAGAGCTACAagcacgtgctcattaaagtcCCGCATAAATAATCAAAAGTGATTTTCAACGAAAAATTATAAACGGCTTTAgatctctttttggtttttagtttttttcagttttttgtaAATCGAAATAGGCTCCCTAAacgataccaaacacaaccaaaaacgtttttgaaagcaaaaatcaaaaataaaaactataccaaagatggcCTTATTAACTTTATGCgtggatttatttatttagttttgatggaaaaaaaaattataaattttatgaCAAGAACAAGTGGAATGGATAATACGTGGACATTTCTTGAGCCGCCACGGTGGAGGTTGGATTGCTTTTCTAGGTGACTCACCTAATCCTCAATCTACTTGTAAACGTTGACCCTTTTCTATTTCCAAAATCGAATTCCCCGTTCCAGTTTTCCAACTCCAAACCTAGGCACCGAATTCATCACTGGTAAAGAGATGGGGATTGTTGGAAACCTTAATCCAGAGCAACTTCAAGCCTTCCATTCTCAAGGTAATATTGAGCTTCAATACTGAAATCCTTTCTCCacaaaaaaagatatttttaaattttttttttattggaaggAGTTTGAATGAAACTGAAAAATTGAAATGGTTCAGGATTTCTGGTTATTGACTCGTTTTCGAGTCCTGAAGAAATTGATGGCATGAGGAAGCAGATGGACCAGTTGCTCGATGAGTTCGACTGCTCCTCCGTCTCTATTTTCTCTACCAAAAACCAGGTAATATAGTGGTGATAATAGATTAGTTTGAAAATAGGGaaaactcaaaggaaaaacTAAGTGATCAAATTATAAGTACTTGGTTTCATTTTCTTCGTTTCAGAAAAAGTTGACAGATGATTACTTTTACGAGAGCGCAGAGaagatttccttcttcttcgaGGGTAGGGCTCCTCCTGCTACTCCATTATATGTTGATCGTGTGTTACTCTCTGTTTGAATTTGATTTGCTGAGTTGGTTGGGAAATTTCTTGTTTGGGTTGTAGCATTTCCCGCCTTTCGGtgaattttttaatgaaatagtTTCATTTGATTTGTTGGGCATGTGTTATTTACTGGAGATTTCTCCTATTTAATGATAGCAACTATTCTAATCTCCGCTGTACCTCCTTTGATAAGTAAtatatttctgttttgtttttgcataaaaaaaaaaaaagttattggGCTTTGTATTTCTGAGTTTCCTGGAGGTACAATGCTTGTTGATTCATCCATCTCCTCCAATTTGTATTTATGCGAAATGAAATTCTTAGTGTGTTTTCTAGTCATAGATACCAGAAGTGCTTCATGATGCATTATGAATGGGGGGAAGAATGCCGGGAAGGTACAAACTATAAAATGTCCCGTGATCCCCATTGTTTAGTTTTCAATAACTTTGTGTTTGTCTTGCTAGTTTATCAATAGTTAGGCTGGTCAAAAGCATAAAACTTATACTTATGAACATTGACATCTTATTTTatatctttttcctcttcttcattgaaATAGTCTTTCTATACTAATTGAAGTTTCACATTCAGGATTTGCTCTTTCCAGGTTGTTCAAAGACTTGCTGTGACTGGATGTATTTGTGTTTGTCTGTTCTGTATGCTCAGAAATTATAAATTTAAGGTGGTCCAGGAAGAAATGACATGCTTTACTTGTTataatgttttattttgatgaggGAAAATCTAATTGATTGGTTTGCTTGGACGAAGCTAATCCAACTACGAGATCTGAATGCCCTGATAggttccttcttttcttctttaaaaatcATCCCCTTTTTCCCCCATTCCTTTCCTTCCTATATTCTCATGTCTTATAGCTTTACACACTTGCTGCAAAATCTAAAATTGTCACTTTtgtgattttaatttctttgttAAGTTCTCTATTAACTAATCTTTTGGATTTTACATGTTTATCATGGTGTCATGATACTTGTAATTGTGGTGCAGAGAAAGCATTTGATGATGATGGAAACTTGAAGCAGCCAAAGCAGCTCTCTATTAACAAAGTTGGCCATGGTTTGCTATTGACAAATTCTAGTCATATTACTTAAATCTTAGAACTATGGTTTACCTGCTCTGCATTATAGATTCTTGAACTCTATTTCATAGATATGAATTTACGTGCTGTAGTGGAGGTATTTTCTGGTGAGGGCTTTATGACTTTTGGATTGTTATAGACTTAAATTGCAATTGTTGTGGTATTCATGCAGCTTTACATGAGATCGACCCGGTATTTTCCAAATTCTGTCGCTCAGAGAAAACCTCAAATTTGTTTGTATCATTGGGTTACAAGAGGCCAGTGATCATTCAATCTATGTACATATTTAAGGTACTTCATGTATTTCATTGATGTGCTTGAAGTTATGTATTACAGCATGGCAGAGGGATGAATATGCTTGGTCAGTTTCTGTGAGATATTATAGCGTACCCCTCTCCCCATCTCTCTTTAATGCGTGTTGCCGTGTTGATGTTGTATAACTTCAGAATGGTTCAACCCTGTGATATAAAATTCAGATGGTAACACTATTTCCATCATTCATGTCATAAATGTGCAGGGTAGAGGgaatacaaagaaaaagataataCATATTGATGGTCAATTGCATGCATGAAAATCAGCATGTGAAACAGAATAGTGAACTGAAGAATATTGACGGTACACATAACGTTTTCTGTACTCGGGAATGATTTTTTCCTGTCAGTGGTCCCTTTGTACTTTGGGCTCTCTCCCTTAAAGTGGCTCTTCCTAACCTTTATGTGTACCATTGATCATCAAACCAGTTTTTTCTCCCGTAAAATTCGAGGAAGTTTCATGGACTGCACTTTGGTTGTTGTAGCAAAGCTTATGTGCGACTAACTAATTTTGTTTGACCAATCTTACTTTTCTATGTCCGTATTGTTAAGCCTTAATATTCAGACAAGTTATATTTCTGTAGGTAGGACTGGACCTAATTTGGTATGATAGATCATGGGTACTGTTTTTATGGTTGAAAGGCAGCTATTGACAAACTGATAATGGTTTTTATTTGGAAAATGACTCCTGACCAAATGGGTATTCATTGGAATGAACATATTAGTATTGACTCAAAAGCCCTTCAATCTTTTCATGTTGCTTCTGAGTGGGACCTTTCATATTGGTTCTAAtctgaaaattaaaattaccaGTGGAgctcttttcttcttattgGTTCTAATGTAGACTCATGATTTAATTTTTGATAACCTTTATTGTTTTTGCTTATTCATTAAACTCATTTTGCTCATAAAAAGAACTTGGTTGTGGTTATTGGGAGTTTTCTTTTACACCATTAAGAAAATGTCCTGATTTCCAAACTGCGATATCGGTGGAGTCGGTGGATTTGAGATTGATACTTCATTGAAGCATCTGGTTAAAGTGCGTCTGTGGAATAGAACATTCACTATTCTGGCGATAAAATATTCGTTTTAAATTTATAGAACTACAAAAGAGGAAATATGAGCAGTTGATTAGCTTAGACGTTGATGAGGAGAAAGGGGCATACGGTTGTCTGGCCGAACAGAAGCGGGGATAGCGTGTCAATAGggagaagaaacagaagaaaaagtAGGATGAAGTTTTGTTTTTCGGTAAAGAAGTAGGGTGAAGTTATGTTATAAAGAGAATGGAAATTCATATGAAGAGATCTGATCATATCTTAAAAAAGAAGGGATGTGATGGATTGCTTGAAGTATTCAGGATTTATGCTGGAATGTCCTTGGTAGTTGAGTCTCCAGATGATTGGGTTTTCTTGGACTAACATCTAGCATTGCTATGCTACAATATTTCCTTTTCAACTAGTCAGATCATCAATATATGCATGACTAGGGAGAGTACCTTTATTACAATGAGCATCTATAGTAAGTCTTGGACTTTACCTAGATTCACTTTTGTGTGTATCTCTGTCTATTTCAAGTGTAGTCATAGTATGAGTGGAACCTT containing:
- the LOC122646055 gene encoding phytanoyl-CoA dioxygenase translates to MGIVGNLNPEQLQAFHSQGFLVIDSFSSPEEIDGMRKQMDQLLDEFDCSSVSIFSTKNQKKLTDDYFYESAEKISFFFEEKAFDDDGNLKQPKQLSINKVGHALHEIDPVFSKFCRSEKTSNLFVSLGYKRPVIIQSMYIFKQPGIGGEVVPHQDNSFLYTDPPSCTGLWLALEDATIINGCLWAIPGSHKNGLVRRFFRNEEGVHFDRPSPAFDQKDFVALEVKAGSLVVIHGDLIHQSFENQSPKSRHALSLHVVDTEGCKWAPDNWIRRKVEPEPLYIS